Proteins co-encoded in one Acidobacteriota bacterium genomic window:
- a CDS encoding DUF4097 family beta strand repeat-containing protein, translated as MKTRALLVAISGFLMALSTLAGTAKLHKEHRFAPKPGGAFKVEASFHDVSVTIKEGATEVAVVVDAELTSWPSDAEEALAAYAPVFQESGDTLLVRCRPKSSMHVGFFNGSGSVVVVLPPGMDLNLDTGSGEITLKGENPDRDLTVDTGSGDVRVEGSCKNLEADVGSGRVVVRLSAPAGRVAVDTGSGDVEFHGEASEFRGDTGSGSIRAEGLVGRATFDTGSGDVEAVWSKVPGAVRIVADTGSGDVFLTFPKNSRLGGEIETSSGKVRCDFPGTADEQGKSFALSGGAGSADLRVDTGSGDVRVISAP; from the coding sequence ATGAAAACGCGCGCGCTACTCGTCGCCATTTCGGGATTCCTGATGGCCCTCTCCACGCTGGCCGGAACGGCCAAGCTTCACAAGGAGCACCGCTTCGCTCCCAAGCCCGGGGGCGCCTTCAAGGTGGAGGCCTCCTTCCACGACGTCTCCGTCACGATCAAGGAGGGCGCAACGGAGGTGGCCGTCGTGGTGGACGCCGAGCTGACCTCCTGGCCCTCGGACGCGGAGGAGGCCCTGGCGGCCTACGCGCCGGTCTTCCAGGAGTCGGGCGACACGCTCCTCGTCCGGTGCCGCCCCAAGTCCTCCATGCACGTGGGCTTTTTCAACGGGTCCGGTTCGGTGGTGGTGGTCCTGCCCCCCGGAATGGACCTGAACCTGGACACGGGTTCGGGCGAGATCACCCTCAAGGGCGAGAACCCGGACCGGGACCTCACCGTGGACACGGGCTCCGGGGACGTGCGGGTCGAGGGCTCGTGCAAGAACCTGGAGGCCGACGTGGGCTCGGGCCGCGTGGTGGTCCGCTTGTCCGCTCCGGCGGGCCGGGTGGCCGTCGACACGGGCTCTGGGGACGTGGAATTCCATGGAGAGGCCTCGGAATTCCGCGGCGACACCGGCTCCGGCTCCATCCGCGCCGAGGGCCTCGTGGGCCGGGCCACCTTCGACACCGGCTCCGGCGACGTGGAAGCCGTCTGGAGCAAGGTCCCCGGGGCCGTTCGAATCGTGGCCGACACGGGGTCGGGCGACGTCTTCCTGACCTTTCCGAAGAACTCCCGCCTCGGCGGCGAAATCGAAACGAGCTCGGGGAAAGTGCGGTGCGACTTTCCGGGAACGGCCGACGAGCAGGGAAAGTCCTTCGCCTTGTCCGGAGGGGCGGGCTCCGCGGACCTGCGCGTGGACACGGGATCGGGCGACGTGCGCGTGATCTCCGCGCCTTGA
- a CDS encoding glycine zipper 2TM domain-containing protein, protein MRRTTAVLGLLALLASTAACVASLSGQAYGRSDARLPMTVQRGVVDSVRLVKIEGTRSGLGGLAGAVAGATVGSGVGGGAGQAMATVAGAILGGLAGSAIEQDATTRQGLEIVVRLDSGPLYAIVQEQAPGETFTPGEEVEVLTAQDGSMRVRPRPGR, encoded by the coding sequence ATGCGTCGCACGACAGCCGTCTTGGGATTACTCGCTCTGCTTGCCTCCACCGCCGCCTGCGTGGCCAGCCTGTCGGGACAGGCTTACGGGCGCTCGGACGCCCGTCTTCCCATGACCGTCCAGCGCGGGGTCGTGGACAGCGTCCGCCTGGTGAAGATCGAAGGGACCCGCTCGGGGCTCGGCGGTCTCGCCGGCGCGGTGGCGGGCGCCACCGTCGGGTCCGGCGTGGGCGGCGGCGCGGGCCAGGCCATGGCGACGGTGGCGGGGGCCATTCTCGGCGGCCTCGCGGGCTCCGCCATCGAGCAGGACGCCACCACCCGCCAGGGCCTCGAAATCGTGGTGCGCCTCGATTCGGGCCCCCTGTACGCCATCGTCCAGGAACAGGCTCCAGGCGAGACCTTCACGCCCGGAGAGGAAGTCGAGGTCCTCACCGCCCAGGACGGCTCCATGCGGGTCCGTCCCAGGCCCGGCCGCTGA
- a CDS encoding alpha/beta fold hydrolase: MVRWSTLCAVLAGLALLSGSGARAQSPAPQDEPPVQSGFVPVENGRLFYEAAGRGEPLLLLHDGILHRESWCGQFPQLAAHYRVVRYDRRGFGRSDPPAAPYSSVADLFALMNALEIDRAILVGCSSGGQLAVDFALEHPEKVRALLLEGVVVSGAPLALNLVLRGGRRDYGATQSPEEATAYWTGTDPFFLAPESVDARAQARDLLLANPQNWRPEKNRFERPPRRTAYPNLRELDLPVLILTGEFDIADVHAQAGVLEREIPGARRLVVPHSGHLVHMEQPAVFNQAVRDFFETGRLFHLLRTRDAEEALSYYRDLRKRVPGILPLEEAELNLEGYQLLGQGRVKQAVAAMRIGADLYPDSWNAYDSLGEVLLADGQREEGILNYRKSLRLNPGNTNARDVLAGLGVPIQEPPAGE; this comes from the coding sequence ATGGTGCGATGGTCAACGCTGTGTGCCGTCCTTGCGGGTCTTGCGCTCCTGTCGGGTTCGGGGGCTCGGGCGCAGAGCCCGGCGCCTCAGGACGAACCGCCCGTGCAATCGGGCTTCGTGCCCGTGGAGAACGGCCGCCTGTTCTACGAGGCGGCCGGCCGGGGAGAGCCCCTCCTGCTCCTCCACGACGGGATTCTCCACCGGGAAAGCTGGTGCGGGCAGTTTCCCCAACTGGCGGCCCACTACCGGGTCGTCCGGTACGACCGCCGGGGGTTCGGGCGGTCCGACCCGCCCGCCGCCCCCTACTCGAGCGTGGCGGACCTCTTCGCCCTCATGAACGCGCTAGAGATCGATCGGGCCATTCTCGTGGGGTGCTCCTCGGGAGGCCAGCTGGCCGTCGATTTCGCCCTGGAGCACCCGGAAAAGGTGCGTGCCCTCCTCCTCGAAGGCGTCGTGGTGAGCGGCGCCCCCCTCGCCCTGAACCTCGTCCTGCGCGGCGGCCGCCGGGACTACGGGGCAACCCAGAGCCCCGAGGAGGCCACGGCGTACTGGACCGGCACGGACCCCTTCTTCCTCGCGCCCGAGAGCGTGGACGCGCGGGCCCAGGCCCGCGACCTCCTCCTCGCCAACCCCCAGAACTGGCGTCCCGAGAAGAACCGCTTCGAGAGGCCGCCGCGCCGGACCGCCTATCCGAACCTTCGAGAGCTGGACCTGCCGGTCCTGATCCTGACGGGAGAGTTCGACATCGCGGACGTCCACGCCCAGGCGGGCGTCCTGGAGCGGGAGATTCCGGGAGCGCGGAGGCTCGTCGTCCCGCACTCGGGGCACCTCGTCCACATGGAACAGCCCGCCGTCTTCAACCAGGCCGTGCGCGATTTCTTCGAGACGGGAAGGCTCTTCCACCTCCTCCGGACGCGGGACGCCGAGGAGGCCTTATCCTACTACCGGGACCTGAGGAAGCGCGTCCCGGGGATCCTCCCGCTGGAGGAGGCGGAACTCAACCTGGAGGGGTACCAGCTCCTCGGCCAGGGGAGGGTGAAACAGGCCGTGGCCGCCATGCGGATCGGCGCCGACCTGTATCCCGACTCTTGGAATGCCTACGACAGCCTCGGCGAAGTCCTGCTCGCGGACGGACAGCGGGAAGAGGGCATTCTGAACTACAGGAAGTCCCTCCGGCTGAACCCGGGAAACACCAACGCCCGGGACGTCCTCGCTGGGCTGGGAGTCCCCATTCAGGAGCCTCCCGCCGGAGAGTAG
- a CDS encoding 4Fe-4S binding protein produces MTENTQSELASRAGGAASGGWAGSAALVPAVLSAWLVAAHFLRGGRLGIAAACALFPLLFLLREAWVRRVAVVFLFHGAGLWLLTGLRIAHARQAAGEPFLRMVLILGAVSLLAAGAAGLFWVPSLRTRFSRGADSASLSSGAFFLTSGLLLLLHAKAPAGMLLLDRFFPGGGAPEALLLGTYAAFVAGRMNDRKAQPVWRKRVWTLLSVVVLGQFALGLAGWDRFLLNAEKIHPPVPALIVAAPLFRGEGLFMPVLFGATLLLVGPAWCSHLCYIGAWDLRASTARKRPLELPAWTKGLRWGLLGAVAGAALLLRHLGVPGWVAASAGVAFGALGVVLMVLWSRKTGTMAHCTVFCPIGLLANLGGRISPFRLKIGEMCTDCNACMPVCRYGALTLQDIAARRAGFSCTLCGDCLSRCKDGQIGYRFPGLSAPRARSLFLLLAVSTHAVFLGVTML; encoded by the coding sequence TTGACGGAAAACACGCAATCGGAGCTGGCGAGTCGGGCGGGAGGGGCGGCCTCGGGCGGATGGGCCGGGAGCGCGGCCCTCGTCCCCGCCGTCCTGTCCGCCTGGCTCGTGGCGGCCCACTTTCTGCGGGGGGGAAGGCTGGGGATCGCGGCGGCCTGCGCTCTCTTCCCCCTCCTGTTCCTCCTCCGGGAAGCCTGGGTGCGCCGGGTGGCGGTCGTCTTCCTCTTCCACGGGGCGGGCCTGTGGCTCTTGACGGGCCTCCGGATCGCCCACGCGCGGCAGGCGGCGGGGGAGCCCTTCCTCCGGATGGTCCTGATCCTGGGAGCCGTTTCCCTCCTGGCCGCGGGAGCGGCGGGCCTATTCTGGGTCCCCTCGCTGCGCACGCGGTTCTCCCGCGGCGCCGATTCGGCCTCCCTCTCGTCGGGGGCATTCTTTTTGACCTCTGGGCTTCTCCTCCTCCTCCACGCCAAGGCGCCCGCCGGGATGCTCCTCCTGGACCGGTTCTTTCCCGGAGGCGGCGCGCCGGAGGCGCTCCTTCTCGGGACCTACGCGGCCTTCGTGGCCGGCCGGATGAACGACCGGAAGGCCCAGCCCGTGTGGCGCAAGCGCGTCTGGACGCTCCTGTCCGTCGTGGTCCTCGGGCAGTTCGCCCTCGGCCTCGCGGGATGGGACCGCTTCTTGTTGAACGCCGAAAAGATCCACCCGCCCGTGCCGGCCCTCATCGTCGCGGCGCCGCTCTTCCGGGGGGAGGGCCTCTTCATGCCCGTTCTCTTCGGGGCGACCCTCCTCCTCGTGGGCCCCGCCTGGTGCAGTCACCTCTGTTACATCGGGGCTTGGGATTTGAGGGCCTCGACGGCGCGCAAGCGCCCCCTCGAACTCCCCGCGTGGACGAAGGGCCTGCGGTGGGGCCTCCTGGGCGCCGTGGCGGGCGCGGCCCTCCTCCTGCGCCACCTCGGCGTTCCGGGCTGGGTCGCGGCGTCGGCGGGCGTGGCCTTCGGGGCCCTGGGGGTGGTCCTCATGGTTCTCTGGTCGCGGAAAACGGGGACCATGGCCCACTGCACCGTCTTCTGCCCCATCGGCCTCCTGGCGAATCTGGGGGGACGAATCTCTCCCTTCCGGCTGAAGATCGGAGAGATGTGCACCGACTGCAACGCCTGCATGCCCGTGTGCCGGTACGGCGCCCTCACGCTCCAGGACATCGCGGCGCGTCGCGCGGGCTTTTCGTGCACCCTTTGCGGGGACTGCCTCAGCCGCTGCAAGGACGGCCAGATCGGCTATCGGTTTCCCGGCCTGTCCGCCCCGCGCGCCCGGAGCCTCTTCCTCCTCCTCGCCGTCTCCACCCACGCCGTCTTCCTCGGCGTGACCATGCTGTAA
- a CDS encoding 4Fe-4S binding protein, with amino-acid sequence MAVRKVVHIDEEKCDGCGVCVPSCAEGAIRVVDGKARLVADVLCDGLGACLGECPRGAITVEEREAEAFDERAVAAHLGRTGPVAATSFATPLPLHAPPVHAGGGGCPGSRTLSFGGPSPSAAEALSGPAPSALRQWPVQLHLVSPGAPYFREADVLLAADCTAFAMGDFHSRWLAGKALAVACPKLDHGQEIYLKKLVSLIDEARINTLTVLVMEVPCCGGLVHLASEALRLARRKVPVKRVVVGLRGDILDQEWM; translated from the coding sequence ATGGCGGTGCGCAAGGTGGTCCATATTGACGAGGAGAAGTGCGACGGGTGCGGCGTCTGCGTGCCGTCCTGCGCGGAAGGTGCGATCCGCGTGGTGGACGGAAAGGCGCGGCTCGTGGCGGACGTCCTGTGCGACGGGCTGGGCGCGTGCCTCGGGGAGTGCCCCCGCGGAGCGATCACCGTGGAGGAGCGCGAGGCGGAAGCCTTCGACGAAAGGGCCGTGGCGGCGCACCTGGGCCGCACGGGTCCCGTCGCCGCGACATCCTTCGCGACGCCCCTTCCCCTCCATGCCCCACCGGTCCACGCGGGGGGAGGGGGATGTCCCGGTTCCCGCACGCTCTCCTTCGGAGGGCCTTCCCCCTCGGCGGCCGAGGCGCTCTCCGGCCCCGCCCCGTCGGCCCTCCGCCAGTGGCCCGTCCAGCTCCACCTCGTTTCCCCGGGGGCCCCGTACTTTCGGGAGGCCGACGTGCTCCTCGCGGCGGACTGCACGGCCTTCGCCATGGGCGACTTCCACTCCCGCTGGCTGGCCGGAAAGGCCCTGGCCGTGGCCTGTCCCAAGCTCGACCACGGCCAGGAGATCTACCTGAAAAAGCTGGTGTCCCTCATCGACGAGGCGCGGATCAACACCCTCACCGTCCTCGTGATGGAGGTCCCCTGTTGCGGCGGGCTCGTGCACCTCGCCTCCGAGGCCCTTCGGCTGGCCCGGCGCAAGGTTCCCGTGAAGCGCGTTGTGGTGGGCCTTCGGGGTGATATCCTCGATCAGGAGTGGATGTGA
- a CDS encoding Crp/Fnr family transcriptional regulator — MKPLTLDAPSRAAALGASPLLQGLAPQDLECLARIASARRYEAGEVLFLAGDEAAGFFLVLTGQVKVSRFGADGREQVIHLLGPGQPCGEVPVFEGGAYPATASALGRVDSLFLARAAFLELAGRRPQILLGMLAILSRRLRALVDLVDDLSLKEVAARLARHLLALQREAGGDRVELETAKGTLASRLGMSPETLSRTLAKLQRQRLISVEGRTVRILDRPGLEGL, encoded by the coding sequence ATGAAGCCGCTAACTCTCGATGCTCCGTCCAGGGCCGCCGCCCTCGGGGCGAGCCCCCTCCTCCAGGGCCTGGCCCCGCAGGACCTGGAGTGCCTGGCCCGCATCGCCTCCGCCCGGCGCTACGAGGCGGGCGAGGTGCTCTTTCTGGCGGGGGACGAAGCCGCCGGATTCTTCCTGGTTCTGACCGGGCAGGTGAAGGTGAGCCGGTTCGGGGCGGACGGCCGGGAGCAGGTGATCCACCTCCTGGGCCCCGGCCAGCCCTGCGGCGAAGTCCCGGTCTTCGAGGGGGGGGCCTATCCGGCGACGGCATCGGCCCTCGGCCGCGTGGACAGCCTCTTCCTTGCCAGGGCGGCGTTTCTCGAACTGGCGGGCCGGCGTCCCCAGATCCTTCTCGGCATGCTGGCCATCCTTTCGCGCCGCCTTCGGGCCCTGGTGGACCTCGTGGACGACCTGTCCCTCAAGGAGGTCGCCGCCCGCCTGGCCAGGCACCTTCTGGCCCTCCAGCGGGAAGCCGGCGGCGACCGCGTCGAGCTGGAAACGGCCAAGGGCACCCTCGCGAGCCGGCTGGGCATGAGCCCCGAGACCCTCAGCCGGACCCTCGCGAAGCTCCAGCGCCAGAGGCTCATCTCCGTCGAGGGCCGCACCGTGCGCATCTTGGACCGGCCCGGGCTGGAAGGCCTGTAA
- the mutY gene encoding A/G-specific adenine glycosylase codes for MKRRTGESAQRGAALRGAETFPWKAAVGRLLAWYRSSARDLPWRRDRDPYRVWISEVMLQQTRVSTAGPYFERFLRRFPTLEHLAEAETDEVLKAWEGLGYYARARRLPEAARAIRAAGGFPRDAKALLSLPGFGPYTAGAVASIAFGLPEPVLDGNVRRVWCRLFALGEPDGGDLRRRLWDLSRLAVQSGPPGDVNQALMELGATVCGPRRPACPTCPLRRECAAAGEGRPESYPVPRARKAHPEWAVAVALLWRGDRFLVTKRPPGGLLGGLWELPGGKVEEGESPEGALAREIREEVGADCEILAGLPVVRHAYSHFKVVLHPFDCRLAPGSPPPAPAVPHRWILPEERGSLAFPAATNRIFERRFAAEDLRAAEEPASFGEGERE; via the coding sequence ATGAAACGGAGGACGGGCGAGTCCGCCCAGCGCGGAGCCGCCCTCCGCGGCGCGGAGACCTTTCCCTGGAAGGCGGCCGTCGGAAGGCTTCTGGCCTGGTACCGGTCGAGCGCGCGGGACCTTCCCTGGAGGCGCGATCGGGATCCGTACCGGGTCTGGATCAGCGAGGTCATGCTCCAGCAGACCCGCGTCTCCACGGCCGGACCCTACTTCGAGCGATTTCTCCGGAGGTTTCCCACCCTAGAACACCTGGCCGAGGCGGAGACCGACGAGGTCCTGAAGGCTTGGGAGGGGCTGGGATACTACGCCCGTGCGAGGCGCCTGCCCGAGGCGGCGCGCGCGATCCGCGCGGCGGGCGGATTCCCCCGGGACGCAAAAGCCCTCTTGAGTCTCCCGGGATTCGGCCCCTACACCGCGGGCGCCGTGGCCTCCATTGCCTTCGGACTCCCCGAGCCGGTCCTGGACGGAAACGTCCGGAGGGTCTGGTGCCGCCTCTTCGCCCTCGGCGAACCCGACGGAGGGGATCTCCGGCGGAGGCTCTGGGACCTCTCGCGGCTCGCCGTCCAATCCGGACCTCCGGGCGATGTGAACCAGGCGCTCATGGAACTGGGGGCGACGGTCTGCGGGCCTCGCCGGCCGGCCTGTCCGACCTGCCCCCTCCGGAGGGAATGCGCCGCCGCGGGCGAGGGCCGCCCCGAGTCCTACCCCGTGCCGCGGGCGAGGAAGGCCCATCCCGAGTGGGCCGTGGCGGTGGCCCTGCTCTGGAGGGGGGACCGCTTTCTCGTGACCAAGCGGCCGCCCGGCGGACTCCTCGGGGGCCTCTGGGAACTTCCAGGGGGGAAGGTGGAGGAGGGTGAAAGCCCCGAGGGGGCGTTGGCGCGGGAGATCCGCGAGGAGGTGGGAGCGGACTGCGAAATCCTGGCTGGCCTTCCGGTGGTGCGCCACGCCTACAGCCACTTCAAGGTGGTCCTGCACCCCTTCGACTGCCGTCTCGCCCCCGGATCGCCCCCCCCGGCTCCTGCTGTTCCACACCGCTGGATCCTGCCGGAGGAAAGAGGGTCCCTCGCCTTTCCGGCCGCCACGAACCGGATCTTCGAGCGCCGATTCGCCGCGGAGGACCTCCGCGCGGCCGAAGAGCCGGCGTCGTTCGGGGAAGGGGAAAGGGAATGA
- a CDS encoding chemotaxis protein CheD encodes MAGDALTAIHIGDLRAEAGTATLVVYGLGSCVALVLYDPKARVGGLAHVLLPGPRPPQDLLTDLPAKYATEALGALVSRIEALGGRRRALRAALVGGARLFQAEEDVDSNIGPRNASAARQGLQEAAIPIAAEEVGGTQGRTVYFHLPDLRLEVKTLRGGRFEIPLAP; translated from the coding sequence TTGGCGGGTGATGCCCTAACGGCCATCCACATCGGGGACCTTCGGGCCGAAGCCGGAACCGCGACGCTCGTCGTGTACGGGCTGGGATCCTGCGTGGCCCTGGTTCTCTACGACCCGAAGGCGAGGGTCGGCGGCCTCGCCCACGTGCTCCTTCCCGGTCCTCGGCCGCCGCAGGACCTCCTGACGGATCTTCCCGCCAAATACGCCACCGAGGCCCTCGGGGCCCTCGTGAGCCGCATCGAAGCCCTGGGGGGCAGGCGGAGGGCGCTCCGAGCGGCCTTGGTGGGGGGGGCCAGGCTCTTCCAGGCCGAGGAGGACGTGGACAGCAACATCGGGCCCCGGAACGCGTCGGCCGCCCGCCAGGGCCTCCAGGAGGCCGCCATCCCCATCGCCGCCGAGGAAGTGGGCGGCACCCAGGGCCGCACCGTGTACTTTCACCTGCCCGACCTTCGCCTGGAGGTGAAGACCCTCCGCGGAGGCCGCTTCGAAATCCCCCTCGCTCCATGA
- a CDS encoding LeuA family protein → MTASDADWIHDWNAPESGTAKGPPRTVELNDETLRDGLQSPSAKAPPLQAKRDFLHILCDLGVTSVDIGMPASGVQALGDAVLLAKEIVRHRLPLRPNCAARTVSKDIRPIIEISQRAGTAVEVAAFLGCSAARRRVEGWDIAHLLKLTRDSVSLAVRAGLPVMFVTEDTTRTHPDILSELYRAAIESGARRICAADTVGHATPQGAERLLAFLRALARSSGEDVAVDWHGHMDRGLGLVCTLAAWSAGADRLHGSALGLGERVGNAPLDLVILNLKLMGGWPRDVARLTDYVAWTSRWTGIPIPWNYPVFGQDAFRTGTGVHASALLKARQMGDARLEDLMYSAVPASWVGRRQTIEVGPMSGDANIVAWLQDHREEVNQERVAAIRRLAKESDTMLSDDDIFDLLQRLEEP, encoded by the coding sequence ATGACGGCTTCCGATGCGGATTGGATCCACGACTGGAACGCGCCGGAATCGGGGACCGCGAAGGGGCCGCCGAGGACGGTCGAACTCAACGACGAGACCCTTCGGGACGGCCTCCAGAGCCCGTCCGCGAAAGCGCCTCCCCTTCAGGCCAAGCGTGACTTCCTCCACATCCTGTGCGACCTCGGGGTGACCTCGGTGGACATCGGGATGCCCGCCTCGGGCGTCCAGGCCCTGGGCGACGCGGTGCTCCTCGCCAAGGAGATCGTTCGCCACAGGCTTCCCCTCCGGCCCAACTGCGCGGCCCGGACGGTTTCAAAGGACATCCGGCCCATCATCGAGATCTCCCAGCGGGCCGGCACCGCCGTGGAGGTGGCCGCCTTCCTCGGATGCAGCGCGGCGAGGCGCCGCGTGGAAGGATGGGACATCGCCCATCTCCTGAAGCTCACGCGGGATTCCGTTTCCCTGGCCGTTCGGGCGGGGCTTCCGGTCATGTTCGTCACGGAGGATACGACGCGGACCCATCCGGACATCTTGAGCGAACTCTACCGCGCCGCCATCGAGAGCGGGGCGAGGAGGATCTGCGCCGCAGACACCGTCGGCCACGCCACGCCTCAGGGTGCGGAACGTCTGCTGGCGTTTCTTCGAGCCCTGGCCCGATCGAGCGGCGAGGACGTCGCCGTGGACTGGCACGGCCACATGGACCGCGGGCTCGGCCTCGTGTGCACCCTGGCCGCGTGGAGCGCAGGCGCCGACCGCCTTCACGGCTCCGCCTTGGGTCTGGGCGAGCGCGTCGGGAACGCGCCCCTGGACCTCGTGATCCTGAACCTCAAGCTCATGGGCGGGTGGCCGCGGGACGTGGCCCGGCTCACCGATTACGTGGCGTGGACCTCCCGGTGGACGGGCATTCCCATTCCCTGGAATTACCCCGTATTCGGCCAGGACGCTTTCCGGACCGGGACGGGCGTGCACGCCTCCGCGCTCCTCAAGGCTCGCCAGATGGGGGACGCCCGCCTCGAGGACCTCATGTATTCCGCGGTCCCCGCCTCGTGGGTGGGCCGCCGGCAGACCATCGAAGTGGGCCCCATGTCGGGCGACGCCAACATCGTGGCGTGGCTCCAGGACCACCGGGAGGAGGTCAACCAGGAGCGGGTGGCGGCGATCCGCCGGCTCGCCAAGGAGTCGGACACGATGCTTTCGGACGACGATATCTTCGACCTCCTCCAGCGCCTCGAAGAGCCATGA
- a CDS encoding enoyl-CoA hydratase-related protein, which yields MELTNLSYEASDHIAVVTVNRPDKLNALNRETLKELALVLAQAEEDASVKALIVTGAGEKAFVAGADIAEIASLDAQAGRNFALFGQNLFRSIEIFPKPVIAAVNGFALGGGCELAMACHLRVASENARFGQPEVNLGVIPGYGGTQRLPRLIGKGPALELLLTGDMITAQRAFELGLVNAVVPPGQSVGKAREMASKMIQKGPLALRACLEAVQTGLDMPVEEGCYLEATLFGLCCASEDMKEGTSAFLQKRKAEFKGR from the coding sequence ATGGAACTGACGAACCTGTCCTACGAAGCCTCCGACCACATCGCCGTGGTCACGGTGAACCGCCCCGACAAGCTGAACGCCCTCAACCGGGAGACGCTGAAGGAGCTGGCCCTGGTGCTCGCCCAGGCGGAGGAGGACGCCTCGGTGAAAGCCCTCATCGTGACGGGCGCGGGGGAAAAGGCCTTCGTGGCCGGCGCGGACATCGCCGAAATCGCCTCCCTCGACGCCCAGGCGGGGAGGAACTTCGCCCTCTTCGGGCAGAACCTCTTCCGCTCCATCGAGATCTTTCCGAAGCCGGTGATCGCGGCGGTGAACGGGTTCGCCCTCGGAGGAGGGTGCGAGCTGGCCATGGCCTGCCACCTGCGGGTGGCCTCGGAGAACGCCCGGTTCGGCCAGCCCGAGGTGAACCTTGGCGTGATCCCGGGATACGGAGGGACCCAGCGGCTTCCCCGGCTCATCGGCAAGGGGCCCGCCCTGGAGCTCCTTCTCACGGGGGACATGATCACGGCCCAGAGGGCCTTCGAACTGGGCCTGGTGAACGCCGTGGTGCCGCCGGGGCAGTCCGTGGGAAAGGCCCGCGAAATGGCCTCCAAGATGATCCAGAAGGGCCCCCTCGCCCTTCGGGCCTGCCTGGAAGCGGTCCAGACGGGGCTCGACATGCCCGTGGAGGAGGGCTGCTACCTGGAGGCCACCCTCTTCGGGTTGTGCTGCGCTTCCGAGGACATGAAGGAGGGGACCTCGGCGTTTCTTCAAAAGAGGAAGGCCGAGTTCAAGGGCCGATGA
- a CDS encoding acetyl-CoA C-acetyltransferase — translation MTDRLVIVGGARTPMAEYNGHLAHLSAVDLGVHASKAALEKAGVGPADVDHVIFGNVLQTGNDAIYLTRHIGLKSGVPIEVPALTVNRLCGSGFQSLVSGAHLIRMGEAATVLCGGTESMSNAPFVVRGLRQGLRLGHAPLVDTLMESLRDPYCDLPMAVTAENLAQRYGITREEQDELALRSQQAAEAAFRAGRFADEVAPIRLEDRKRGAYEFSEDTHRKPDTTLEALAKLRPVFRKDGTVTGGNASGIVDGAAAVILCKESTAREKGWHALGYLRAWSYAAVPPEIMGFGPVPAIEKLLSAQGLMAKDIDLFEVNEAFAAQYLACEKALGLDRERTNVNGGAIALGHPLGATGTRLTLTLLYEMRRRGARLGVASACIGGGQGMALLLESPEA, via the coding sequence ATGACGGATCGACTGGTCATCGTCGGGGGCGCGCGGACGCCCATGGCGGAGTACAACGGCCACCTGGCGCACCTTTCCGCCGTGGACCTCGGGGTCCACGCTTCCAAGGCCGCCTTGGAGAAGGCTGGAGTCGGCCCCGCCGACGTGGATCACGTGATTTTCGGGAACGTCCTCCAGACGGGGAACGACGCCATCTACCTGACGCGCCACATCGGGCTCAAATCGGGGGTGCCCATCGAGGTCCCCGCACTCACCGTGAACCGCCTGTGCGGGTCCGGATTCCAATCCCTCGTGAGCGGGGCGCACCTCATCCGGATGGGGGAGGCCGCCACGGTCCTGTGCGGGGGCACCGAGAGCATGAGCAACGCGCCCTTCGTCGTGAGGGGCCTCCGGCAAGGATTGAGGCTCGGCCATGCCCCGCTGGTGGACACCCTCATGGAATCCCTCCGAGACCCTTACTGCGACCTGCCCATGGCGGTGACGGCCGAAAACCTGGCCCAGCGGTACGGGATCACGCGCGAGGAGCAGGACGAACTCGCCCTCCGGTCCCAGCAGGCGGCGGAAGCCGCCTTCCGAGCGGGACGCTTCGCCGACGAGGTGGCCCCGATCCGGCTGGAGGATCGGAAGCGGGGCGCCTACGAATTCTCGGAGGACACCCACCGGAAGCCCGACACCACCCTCGAGGCCCTGGCCAAGCTCCGGCCGGTCTTCCGCAAGGACGGCACGGTGACGGGTGGAAACGCCTCGGGAATCGTGGACGGGGCCGCGGCCGTCATCCTGTGCAAGGAGTCGACGGCCCGAGAAAAGGGCTGGCACGCGCTGGGATACCTTCGGGCGTGGTCCTACGCGGCTGTCCCTCCCGAAATCATGGGTTTCGGTCCCGTTCCGGCCATCGAGAAGCTCCTTTCGGCCCAGGGCCTGATGGCCAAGGACATCGACCTGTTCGAAGTGAACGAAGCCTTCGCCGCCCAGTACCTCGCCTGTGAGAAGGCGCTGGGACTGGACCGGGAGCGCACGAACGTGAACGGAGGCGCCATCGCGCTCGGACACCCCCTCGGGGCGACCGGGACGCGCCTCACCCTCACCCTTCTGTACGAGATGAGGCGGCGAGGGGCTCGCCTCGGCGTCGCCTCGGCCTGCATCGGAGGCGGGCAGGGGATGGCCCTGCTTCTGGAATCGCCCGAAGCCTGA